CGCTCTTCGTCTGCAGCAACCTTGTTTTATTAACCTTTTTTGTATATACAAGAGCGTCTTTTATAAAAATCTTACCCAAAGGGGTTATTGGGTATATCTTATATTTAAGGTTTGCAGTTAGTTCCATATACCTCCAATAGTTCGTTTTATCTTCATATCTAGAACCCGCCCCCGGATAATGATCTGTTTTTTTATTGCTCCAAAGATGAATTTTCGCGTTGGAGACGGTAAGATTATCTGTAATTATGCCCAAAGCAGAATTTTTTACATTCTTTATAATTAATTTAGCTGCATCGTTCCCATTTATATAACGTTCTTTATCGACTTGATCATTATCTATTGAAAGTTCCCAGCTTGCCTCTCTGTAGCTGTAATCAAAGCATATGTATTGATAGCCAATCCAAGAGAAGTCTATAATTGCAAAAAGTATCATAAGGAAGATTGGCAGTACGAGCGCAAATTCAACCATAGACTGACCGGATTCTTTTCTAAATCTCAGCATGTCATTTCATCCTTCAAACTTCTCAAGTATTATTTATAACCCTCGACCACAATCATCCTCGTATTTTTGGAGGTAAGCGGCACTGATTTTCCAAGGATAAGCTGCCCAACAGGAGTTATAATAGGTACATCATAGTTTAAGGTTACAGTCGCGTCGAAATATTTAAACCAGCAGTTTTTTTCTACAAAACCGAAATTGGATCTGGCATGGTAGATATAATTACGCTGTTTGGTGTTTCCGGCTGTTATGCTTACATGTAATTTTGAAGGGTCAAGGCGGTCATATTCATTTTTTATCGTATTGTTCACTTCCGAAGTCATGGAATCCCTACTGGTAATGCGTCTTACACTTTCGCAGGCCGCACTCTGCAGCAGTATTTTCGCATCTATTATCCTTGAAATATCAACGGCCATACTTACGAGGATCAGAAGCACGCTGAACACAAGTACAAATTCAACCAAAGATTGACCGCTTTCTTCAGCATGAAAGCGTTTCAGCTTGTTACAGCTCAAATGCAACACTCCTTAATGTGATTATGAGGCAAAAGGCCATCACCTTTTGCCTCATAAAGAAACACCTTGCTGATTAAGCCTTTAATCTGTAAAAGATATTTAGTAACATGAGTGCCCATTTGCAAAGTATTACTGATTAAGGCGCAGCAGGGCTTGCTGATCTCAGCGTATTTATTATAATGCGGTATGTATTAGTAATTGACGTTGTCATCTGACTAATTACGATGGTTAGTACTAAGGCAATAATACCTAAAATCAGCCCGTATTCAACCATGCCTTGCCCACTTTCTTCACTGGCAATCCAGCTTACTGTTCTTATCATTGTTATCTTTCAAATCATTACGGGTTTGAGCCTGCTGCGTTTGCTGCGCCGAGTTTATCGACTATATTCTGGAATGTTTGTTGCAGAGTACCCGACACTGCACCTAATATACCAATTAGAACAACGGCGATCAACGCCAGAATCAGGGCATATTCAACCATGCCCTGTCCACTTTCTTCACTGAGAAACCAATTTGCTAATTTTTCCATTGGATAATCCCTCCATTTGATAAATTATATTAACCATCAAGGTGTTTCCATCGCAAAACTAAAAGAATTATTTGACAAAATATGGGATATATAAAGCAATTAAAAAACCAGCCATAATATATCCGCACATCGGGAATGTGCTTTTAGGTGTCAGTGTTTTAAGAATCAATCCGCCTATGCAGTAAATTCCTATTGAAACCGCCAGACCTATCAGGAAATAAAACATTCCTGAAAGGCTGACAATAAAAGCAGCAACAGCGGCTAATTTCATGTCTCCGGCTCCAACACCAATGTTCTTGCTGATAAATTTCGTAGCAGCAGCAGCTAAAGCAAAGATTGCAAATACGATAAGCAAAGCGATTAATGAGTCAAGCAATCCCTTGAAGTCGGACACAAGTAATCTGTAAATCAATCCTACAGCTAAAAGTGCGAGCACTAACTCGTTAGGAATAATCTGTAACTTATTATCGATAATCGTACCGATAATGGCGGCTGTTGCAAATAAAACATAAAAGATTATTTGAATTGGCGGGACACAGTCAGCACATAACGCAGCAAGCGCGGCGGAAATAACGATGATGATCGCCCTTCCCAGATATGAATAACCATATTTGGGCAAGGGCTTTCCCGTTTTTCCGCATTTGTATATGATTATCTTATCGACAATAAACGGGATAAGAAATCCTATGCCAGCACCTGCCACAGTCGTCACCAAAATTAGTGCTAACTTTTCCAATTGAATTTCACCGCTTCACAAAAAGTGTCTATTGCCTATTTTAATGAATCGAATTTTGTAGTAAATAGACATCCGGTAAAAAGGAAAAAAACCGGAGAAACGGGATAATGATGAAAAAATGTATAAATTTTATCAAAAAAAATTTGGATGAAACTCCGAAAAATGATAATAAAATATAAATTTTGTAGAAAAATTGTCGAAATAGTACATAAGAACATATAATAATATGCTAAAATTCGATAAATATTGGTGGTGCATCATTATGAATATTGCAGTATGTGATGATGATGCGTTAGACAGATCACGTATAGCGGAATTGGCTAACTTTTATGGAAAGGAGGCAATGGTAAATTTCAAGATTGACACATTTGAAAACGGTGAGGATTTGCTTTCTGCCTTTAAAAAGTCCGCTTATGTAATCGTTTTTTTGGATATTTTTCTGGGCAAGTCCTCAGGGGTGGAGATCGGCTATAAGATACGAGAACTGAGTCAAGATTGCATTATCATATTTACGACTGTAAGCCCTGATTATATGGCTGAAGGTTTTGATATTGGTGCAGCTCACTACCTTATAAAGCCTATTAACTATGAAGGCGTGCAAAAAGCATTAAACCGTTGCAAATGGTTATTTGAGCGTGATGAGAAGTATTTTAAGATAATGATAAACCGCCGTAACAGATACATACGTCTTAATGATGTTCTATACTTTGAGTCGCTGGATGATGTAGTGCTTATTCATACAGTCCATAAAATTCTTAAGGCGAATACGACTTTGGGAAATATAGAAAAGTCGATCGGTGGTGAGCCCTTTCTGAAATGTCACAAAAGCTATATTGTAAATATGAACTATATAAAGAATATTCTCAAAACTGATTTTGAACTTGAAAACGGTGAAAAGATTCCTATTCGAAAAAATGGTCGAAAAGGAGTGATTGAAAAATTTGACGAGTATATTTTTAAATATCTTAGGACAAAAAAATTTGAGTAGTTCATTTATATATCCAGATAAAAATGGTATTAATATTGTGCTGTACCTTATTCTGTCGAGTTTACTGTTTATTAAAAAATTTAGAATTTCGTTTAAAAAGGTCATATTAATTTATGTATTTGCTGTGTCTGCAGAATTTGCTGTCAACCTGTTTTTCAGCGATTTGCCATACTATGTTGAAAACCTCATTGCCTGCGGATTTATCATTATCTATTTTGTTGCCGGTTTACTTATGATAGAAACCGTCTGGTCAAAGCTGCTATATGTTTTTTTAATTACGTTGAATTATAAAGCACTAATAAACGCAGTGAAAAAAATAGTATTTAACTCGGTCCCGGAAGGCCAAATCGGCAATCAAATTGTCATTTCAATTATAGGCTTGTTTTTATCTTTAGCGATTTATATTTTGATTATAAAAAAATTAAAGTTCCAAATAGAGTTTTGGAAATCAGAAATATGTAATATCTCGATGGCCTTATTTTTATTATTTTTTTTATTTTTTTCGTCTGTATCAGGTACCGGTTTCGTAAATCAGGCAGACAGGATAAAATGTGCACTCTTAATTATAATAATCGCCCTAATTCAGGCGGTAGCCTGCTATTTAATTGACAGACTCTTGATAAAAGATAATGAAACAGAGCTGCTAAAACAGCAACTTAGGATGCTTAATGTAAAAATTTCAGAACAAGAGGAGTTATTCAAAGATTTTGAAAATAGTATCAAAGAAATCAAAGAAACCAAACACAATTTAAGGCACCAACTGTTGCTCATCAAGGAATACATAGACACTGACGACAAAGAGCATTTATTAGAGTATTTGGATAAAATCCAATACCCGCTTTCTAAAAATATTGGACCAGCTTTATGTAAAAACCGGACTGCAAATGCTGTTATTTCACATTATGTAAAGATTGCGCAAGAGGAAAGTATTGAAGTGTCTTTGAACCTGCAATTGCCGGAAGTTATGAATATCTGTGATGAAGATTTATGTGTTATTTTCGGAAACTGCCTTGAAAATGCAGTTGAGGCATGCAGACGGATGAAAAGCGGACAGAGATATATACACCTGTCAGCCTTATATAAGGGCAATTTCCTTGCGATAACTTTGGATAACAGCTTTGACGGTAAAATTATAAAAAAAGATAATACCTTTTTCTCCAGAAAACGTGAGCACGAAGAGGGAATAGGGATATCTACTATCCGTTCGGTTGTCAGAAAATATAATGGTATGGCAGAGTTCAAATATAGCCAAAATCAATTTGAAACCTCAATATTTTTGAATTGCCAATCCAATCAACATTCACAGATGACCATTTGCCGCACCCAGAACACCTATTCATAAAGCAGAAAAAACTAGCGGATACAACGATTATGCCGGCTTTGAATGGATTTGCCAAAAAATTTAATACAAATATGATTTAAGCGAATATAAAAATATGGCCAAAAATTAAAATTTGTTCAGTGCATTGAACAAAATAATATAAAAATCTTTTTCCAAACAAATATATCTGAAATTATTAAATTTTTAATGCTTTTTAAATCCTAACTCAATAAGATTAATAAATACAAAGAAAAAAAGAAACTGCCGCATTTGCGGCAGTCTCTTTTAGCTTATTGTATTTTTCAATCTATCAAATCGAGAACAGCGAGAGGGGAATCAACGATGTAATCCGCACCTGCTTCTTCAAGCTCTTCTTTTGTGCGGAAGCCCCATAGTACACCGCAGGTTTTTACGTTGGCGTTTTTCCCCGTAAATATATCAATATTTGAGTCGCCGATATAAAGTGTTTCGTCTGTATTAACGTTAAGGCTCTTCATGATGAAATTCAAAGCAGTGGGGTCAGGCTTTTTAGGGAACCCGTCCATCTTGCCCTGTATCCACGAAAACTTAAAATCAGAAAAGATTTCACTAATTATAATCTTCACAAAATTATCAGGCTTGTTTGACAAAACTGCAGATAAAATGCCGCGCTTTGAAAGCTCGGATAAAAGTTCCTTGATACCCTCATATGGTGCGGTGTGGTCCGCGTAATGTTCGTTATAGTACCTGTTGAAATCGCTCAGCAAAGCGGATTCCATTTCGGGAGAATAGCTATCGCCGAGAGCGCGTTTTATAAGCATCGGCACCCCGTCGCCTACAAAGTAACGGTACTTTTCGACGGGATAAGGGGAAAAACCGCTTTTTTTAAGCGCATAATTCGTAGCGTCGGCTAAATCGTTCAAAGAATTGATAAGTGTTCCGTCAAGATCAAATACACAAAGTTTTATCATTTTCTTATTTGCTCCTGGTTCCTTGCTCCTTTGAAGATTTGTCGGAGGCAGTGTTTTTGCCTCTTAAGACTTTCTCTTTAATGATGTTCAGCACTTCTGGATATTTTGTTGAGCGCATACTTGGAAATGCCTTGATAATACGTTTCTGAAAGGCATGGTTTTCAGTTTCAAGCTTCCTTATATACGAGCGTATGGACTCGATTGAATTGTATATTGCACGCCCCCTGTCTGTATTAAGCAATTCATGAAGCTTTTCCAAGCGTTCCTTTATATTGAGCGCATTGTAAAAATCGGTATTGTCGAGTTTTTCCTTTATGGCGGAAAACGCACGGCTGAGTGCTTCAAGCCGTAGATTCAGTTTGTATATTGAAGTGACCGTTATAGTGGTGTCCACGATAAAATACATGGCAAGCAGAGCAAATAGCACGTATTTAACACGTTGGGACATCAGGTTTATCAGCCACACGGTAACAGGTTCAATAAAGAATATAAGGGCTACTGAAAGCAACCCAAAAAGAGTTGAATTCAGCAGGCATATCCGCCCCTTATAGTTAAACTTGTTTTTGGAATAGTCCCACCACTTTGCATGGAACAGCTTTTCCAGAATACATGCGGTGATGTATTCGAGTGCTGTTGTAATCACAACTCCAGCGAAAAAGATGAGCAGGGCGTTTTTAGGTAACGGTTTTAATATGTATAGCAATAAAATTGCACCGAACCCGTAGACGGGGCAGAACGGGCCGTTCAGAAAACCGCGGTTCACAAACTTTTTGAATATGATGGAACAGTAAATCGTTTCACATACCCAGCCAAGAAAACTATAGATAGTGAAGCTAAGGAATAAATCGCAAAATGCAGCCATTTCATCACCACATAAAAGATATTGGGGCTTTTATATTATTATATACTTATTGTTGATTTTAGACAATACATTAACAATTTGCAGAATTTCAGCGCATACAAGCAATGTTATATTATATTCCTAAGGACAGTTATATATTATAAAATCGCCTTTTATAAATTCACTGTTTTATTGTCACTGGCAATATATCAAAGGAAGGCAAAAGGAGATGTGAATTACCAGTATTAACTCCTTCCGCCTACCCGAAGCTCTTTTGTATCGTTTTCAAATCACTGAACTGCACAAGGCTGCTGTTATAAGGGCTGCTTTTAAAATCGGGAACCAATGCTTCAATCTTTTTTTCAGTGGAAAGGTCAATGAGTGCGTCGGTCCGCTTTATAAGCTCGTTAATGGAAAAATCGGTGGTCACATAATTGAAGATCCCTGCAAAGCCAGAAATGTTGTATCTAAGGTTAAATTCTGTAAGCTTTTCAGCGATGAATTCTTTTGTAAGCTCTGATTGCATTTGGTATCTTTCATAATCGCCGCCATTATACGAAGGATAGGCCAGCAGTGCATATATTTTGGCGCCGTTCAGATATTGGCGCGGCGACTTATATAACTTTATTTCGCTGTTATCAGTTAGTTTAAGTGATATGTTCTGGGGAATTGAATAATAGAGACCGCCTAATTTATCAAAGATTTTAAGGAAATTCTGTTCATCTATATCACAGGTAAAATCAATTTTAACGGAAATGGCAGAAGACAAAGACTTCGCAGCTTCACTCACGCTGTTGTTTTTGACTATGGTACTAAGTGACGTTTTCTCACCGTTTACAGGTATTTCAAGATTCAGCGGAATAGGCATAATGACAGTACGTTTGCTTTTTGCATCAAGACGATAAAGTATAAGTTCATCTGGTTCACTGTCAAAATCGGGGCGTACCGAAATAATCATCGTGAAGCTGTTTGAGATAGGATAAGATTTTTCGTCCGCCTGAACATTAAGTGCACCCTTGCCGGGCTCTGAGATGGATGGAAAGGTAAAATGAAGAAAAGCAGCGGCAATCGAACCGAAAATAATAAGGCTGAAAACAAACGTGAAAAAGAACGCTAAAGCTCTATGTTGTTTTTTGGCGTCAGCATAGTTTGCGCGCCTGCTTTTCTTCACTTCACAATCCTCCTTTTTTGGTTTAAGTAAATCCCATTAATCATACTATCTTATACTTTATAAGCTTGCCCTAAAATGTCGGTTATTATAATCTTCAATAATAAGTAGGGAATAGGTTTTAAGGGAAAAGTACATTGTAGCCGCCATTAATCTGCAGTAATTTATTAAATAGGCATATATATTGTGATAAACAAAAATACCGCTGACGGACGTAATTTTTTCCGTAGCGGCAGAGATATATATTTCTTAAGATGTATAAAAAAGAAATAAAAAAGCCATCGGCATAAGCCGATGGCTTTTTTCTGGTGGGGGGAGATGGATTCGAACCATCGAAGTCGGACGACAACAGATTTACAGTCTGCCCCCTTTGGCCACTCGGGAATCCCCCCATATTGGAGCTGGTGGACGGACTTGAACCCCCGACCTGCTGATTACAAGTCAGCTGCTCTACCAACTGAGCTACACCAGCGCACCTTTTTTATTATATCATAAAAATAAAGGCTTGTCAATATAAATTTAAACTCATCAGAATAATGGTCGAGGCGACAGGACTCGAACCTGCGGCATCTTGGTCCCAAACCAAGCACTCTACCAAACTGAGCTACGCCTCGTGATTGCCCGATTATTATACAACAAGGCTGGCTGTTTTGTCAACACAAGAAGTGAAAAATATTTTGCATATTATTTTGCTAAAAAAATTTGTTTAAATTGGTCAAAATAATAAAAAAGAATGATAGAAAAAGTCACCAAATTTAGATTTTTTGATTGACAAATCCAAAGAATGGTCTTAATATATTATTAAAATTTAATATTTTGGCAAACTTGTCAAAAGGCAAGGACGCAAAGCTTTAGGGCCTAAGGATATATATTATTATATATCTATGGTTGCCAGTTGCAATTTATTTTCTAAGCAGAGCGTCAAGACGTCTGCTTTTTTTCTGTAGTTTTTTAGGCAAAATAAGCAGAACTTTACAACGAAAAAATTATAATGTGGGCAAAATTTTATAGTATATGAATAATTTCTCATTTTTTTGGTTGATAAGAGGACCACAATAAGATATAATTAGTGTTGTTAGAAATGTTTAGTTATTGTTGTCTAAATTAAAAGAATTTTGTCGCATATGGAATCTTTACTGGGCGAAATTCACTTTTGTAGGTGCTTAACATCTAATTTGACAAAATTATGGGAAAGGATGCTGTTAATATGTCAGGGATAATTGGTAATATAGTGACTGATATTGGCGGCAAATCGCTTGATGCTTTATGGAAAAGGGCAAGTGTCATCAGCAATAACATAGCGAACAACGATACACCCGGTTATAAACAGAAATATGTCGATTTTGAAAGCCAGCTGAGCAATGCGTTGAGTAACAATACACTGAGCGAATCCCAGCTGGATGAAATAAAGCCTGTAATTAAGGAATATGACGGAACATACGGCGCGAATATGAACGGCGTCGACATGGAAACCCAATTAATTGAGCTCACACGAAATCAGCTGCAATACAGCTATATGGAGAGAAGCGTTCATGAAAGCTTATCAATGCTGTTATCTGCAGCCCGCGGAGGTAAGTAATTATGTTTTTGAACAGTCTCAACATATCCGGTTCCGGCCTTACGGCACAGCGGCTTCGCATGGATGTTATTTCACAGAATCTTGCGAATGTGGATACCACAAATGGTCCCAACGGTGAACCCTATAGGAGAAAAACAGTTACGCTCACCGAGCGTACTCAGACAACCTTTAGCGGATATTTGGACAAGCTTGAGGGACAGCCAGGCGGTGTTGAGGTAAGCGAAATCGGTGAAGACCCCACGGATTTCAAATTAAAGTATGACCCCGGAAATCCCGACGCTGACGAGCAGGGATATGTTCATCTTCCTAATGTCGACACCGTCACGGAAATGACCGATTTGATGGAGGCTTCAAAATCATATTCTGCAAATATTATGGCCTTTAACGCCGTAAAGGGTATGGCTGTAACGGCACTTGAAATAGGCAAATAAATAAAAGGAGTCCGTATGTATGGATATTCAGGCATTATCGGGGATTAATTCTGTAACGCCTCAGTTAGTGCAGCAGGCAAGTTCAAATAAAGGTAACGACGCAGTTTCAATGTTCAGTTCCATTTATGATCAACTGGTAGATAATGTTAATAAGACAAATGCAGCTTTTGAAGGCGATATAGTAAAAGCTGCCGAGGGCGAACTCGATAACCCTCATCAACTGCTGATTGACAGCGCAAAGGCAAATATATCGCTCCAACTTTTATTGAGTGTGAGAAACACTGCACTCGAGGCGTATAACGACATCATGAAAATGTCAGTGTAATTGAAATCTGGTTTTTGTGGCGAAATTTGGCGGAAATTGTAGAAAAACATTCCGTTATGATGCATAAAAGCCAGACAATACTCAGCTGTGTTGTTCCATAAAGGAGTCAAACAATCGATGGATGAAAAAATTAAGCAGATTGCCCAGAAGATAAGCGATTTTTGGAAAGCACTCGATAAAAAGAAAAAGATAATAATAATCAGCGCTGCCTCTGCTGTGGTAATCATTTTGATTGTGGTTGTAACGGCTCTGAATACAACTAAGTATGAGCTGCTTACCAGTGGCCTCACTGAAAAAGAAGCGAGTCAGGTCTATAATGCTATATCAGCACAGAAAATCCCTGTTAAAATAGAAGGTACAAATATATATGTACAAAAGGGTACTGCGGACAAGATGCGTATGATGCTCGCCGAGCAGGGATTGCCTGAAGGCGACCTTACTTATGACATATATTCAAGCGGTACCAATTTTGCTGAAACAGATAAAGACAAAGAGATAAAGCAGTTGCAGCAGATTCAGAATAGACTTCAGGACACGATTGAAACAATCCCCGGAGTAAAACAGGCAATAGTAAATATTGCAAAAAGCAACGAAGGTACATATGTCCTCGAAACGGATAAAGTGCCGACGACTGCCAGTGTCAAGCTGACTCTTGAAGAGGGAACCACACTTACGAAAAAGCAAATAAACGGCATTGTTCAGCTTGTAAAGAATAGTGTCGCCGGGCTTACAGCGGAAAATATAACTGTTGCTGACAGTGATGGAACACAACTCAATACAGACAACAATGGATTGGATGATACTTCTGAGCAGATGCTTTTAAAGAGCCGCTATGAATCGGCAGTTAAGGACAAACTTTCGCAGATGCTCGAAAAGGTTTTCGGCGACGACAATTTTAATGTTGCAGTAAACGCCGACATTGACTTCAGCACAAAGAGCACAGTGACGACAAGTTATACGAGCGGTGTAGTCGCATATACGACAAGAAGCAGTGAAACTACATACAGTGGCAGCAGTCTCGCGACAGGAACTGCCGGAGTATCTGGTGCTCAGCCGGCATACCCGAATGCGGGCGTGTCAGGTGTTTCTCAGTTTAGCAACAAAGCTAACGAAACCTCAAGTATGCTTGTTGGCAGTGTGCAAGAACAGATACAGAAAAAAGGCGGACAATTGTCAAAATTAACAGTTGCCGTTATTCTCAATAGCCGCAACCCTGCGGCAGCCAGTGTTGACACTGAGGAATTACGCCAGCAGATTGCCAATGCAGCTGGTACTACTATAGAAAATGTAAGTGTTGGTCAAATGAGTTTTTCAAGTGCTTCAGTACCGGAAAACGCGGCGCGCGGTTGGCCTTTGCCGCTTAACGCGAATAACTTGCTGCTCTATATCATCATTTTTGGTGTTTTAATCATATTAATCGGTACAACTTTGTTGTTCATTCTGCTTTCAAGACGTAGAAAGCGCCGTGAGGAAGAAGAGCAAGAAGCCTTGGAGCAGGCACAGGCTGAAGCTATGGAGGCTTTGCAAGATGAAAAGGCCCAGCCTATTAAGAGTATAGAAGAGACCATTGAAGAGTCTCAAAACAACAGTGTCAAGCGTGAAATCGAGAACTTCACCGATAAAAAGCCTGAACTTGTTGCGCAAATACTCAAGAATTGGCTGAAAGATTAATAGATCATTTAATTTAGAGGTGAACAAGCTTGCCGAAATCTGAACAAAAATTATCAAATAAGACTAAGGCAGCCCTTGTCATCATATCACTTGGCCCAGAAAAGGCGGCAAAGCTGTACCACTACTTAAAAGATGAAGAAGTTGAGCAGCTTACCGTTGAAGTTGCTTCAATACAAAGGGTGGATTCGCAGAAAATAGATGAAGCCCTCAACGAATTTTATGAGCTGTGCATGGCCCAGAACTATATTTCAGAGGGCGGCATTGATTATGCACGTCAGGTTCTTGAAAACGCTTTCGGTACAAAGAAAGCAATGATGCTCATAAGCCGAATTACGGATACACTGCATGCCCATTCCTTTGAATTTTTGAAAAAGGCCGATCCGAAGCACTTGCTTTCTTTCATTCAGTATGAGCATCCCCAGACCATAGCTCTGATATTGCTTTATACGACACCAGAGCAGGCGGCTGCTATCCTTTCCGAGCTTCCGCGCGACAAGCAGATTGATGTTGCGCAGCGCATTGCGACGATGGATAGGACGTCTCCTGAGATAGTCAAAGAAGTCGAGAACATACTCGAAAAGAAACTTTCGTCGGTTGTTACAAGCAATCTGACGGAAATCGGCGGCGTCAAGTCTATTGCAGAAATACTCAACCGCGTCGACCGGTCAACAGAAAAATATATCCTTGATGAACTCAGCAAGACCAATCCTGACCTTGAAGAAGAGATCAAGCGCAGATTGTTCGTATTTGAAGATATTGTTTACCTTGACTCTCGTTCAATTCAGCGTTTCCTGCGGGATATCAATATCAAAGATCTTGTTGTTGCACTCAAAGGTGCAAACAAGGAAGTCACAGATCTTATCATGAGCAATATGACAAAACGTATGCAGGATACCATTAAGGAAGAAATAGAATTCCTCGGACCTGTGCGTTTGAGCGAGGTCGAAGAGGCACAGCAGAAGATTGTGCAGACCATAAGGCGGCTTGAAGAAGCCAATGAAATTGTCATCAATCGCGGCGGAAAGGATGAGATCCTTGTCTGAGGTTATCAAGAGCAGCCGTGTTTTGCTTGACAAGGAGCCGAAAGTTCTAAAGATTGATATTGAGCCGAAGACTAAAGCAGTCCCAAAGCCGGAATCAAATCCAATAGAAGATGAATCAAATCCAATAGAAGATGTTGAAGCAATATTGGAAAAGAACGCTAAAGAAAGCGCAGAAATCGCTTTGCGGAATGCTTTGAGAAAGGCAAAGGAAATAACAGATAGGGCAAAT
This DNA window, taken from [Clostridium] cellulosi, encodes the following:
- a CDS encoding flagellar M-ring protein FliF (High confidence in function and specificity), whose amino-acid sequence is MDEKIKQIAQKISDFWKALDKKKKIIIISAASAVVIILIVVVTALNTTKYELLTSGLTEKEASQVYNAISAQKIPVKIEGTNIYVQKGTADKMRMMLAEQGLPEGDLTYDIYSSGTNFAETDKDKEIKQLQQIQNRLQDTIETIPGVKQAIVNIAKSNEGTYVLETDKVPTTASVKLTLEEGTTLTKKQINGIVQLVKNSVAGLTAENITVADSDGTQLNTDNNGLDDTSEQMLLKSRYESAVKDKLSQMLEKVFGDDNFNVAVNADIDFSTKSTVTTSYTSGVVAYTTRSSETTYSGSSLATGTAGVSGAQPAYPNAGVSGVSQFSNKANETSSMLVGSVQEQIQKKGGQLSKLTVAVILNSRNPAAASVDTEELRQQIANAAGTTIENVSVGQMSFSSASVPENAARGWPLPLNANNLLLYIIIFGVLIILIGTTLLFILLSRRRKRREEEEQEALEQAQAEAMEALQDEKAQPIKSIEETIEESQNNSVKREIENFTDKKPELVAQILKNWLKD
- a CDS encoding hypothetical protein (Family membership), producing the protein MDIQALSGINSVTPQLVQQASSNKGNDAVSMFSSIYDQLVDNVNKTNAAFEGDIVKAAEGELDNPHQLLIDSAKANISLQLLLSVRNTALEAYNDIMKMSV
- the fliG gene encoding Flagellar motor switch protein FliG (High confidence in function and specificity) gives rise to the protein MPKSEQKLSNKTKAALVIISLGPEKAAKLYHYLKDEEVEQLTVEVASIQRVDSQKIDEALNEFYELCMAQNYISEGGIDYARQVLENAFGTKKAMMLISRITDTLHAHSFEFLKKADPKHLLSFIQYEHPQTIALILLYTTPEQAAAILSELPRDKQIDVAQRIATMDRTSPEIVKEVENILEKKLSSVVTSNLTEIGGVKSIAEILNRVDRSTEKYILDELSKTNPDLEEEIKRRLFVFEDIVYLDSRSIQRFLRDINIKDLVVALKGANKEVTDLIMSNMTKRMQDTIKEEIEFLGPVRLSEVEEAQQKIVQTIRRLEEANEIVINRGGKDEILV